TGCTCCCCGGGGCTGACGGGCTCGCCAGTATCAGGGTCTATGATCTCAGGGTAGAAATAGTCAGCCCATACGTGCATGCCGTTCTCATACTCGCACTCCGTAGCTACGCCTGGCCCAAACATCTCGGTTAGGCCATACATCATCCTAGCGCCTCCCCCATGAGCTTTAAGGCCCAGCCACTCCTCAATCCTCCTCCTCATCTCCTCGGTCCATGTCTCAGCCCCTGGTATGCAAATCCTCAAGTTTAGGTCCTTCTCAGGGGAGATCCCCATTTTCAGTATTAGCTCGCCTATGTAGTAGTCGTAGGAGGGGGTGCCGGTGAGCACCGTCACCTTGAAGTCCCTCAAGGCCTCAATTAGGGCCTCAGTCCTACCTATGCTCCACGGAATTACCGTAACGCCTATCCTCGTTGCTCCATAGTGAAAGCCTAGGCCGCCCGTGAATAGGCCGTAGCCATAGTTGTTCAGCATTATGTCCCCCTTGCGGCACCCAGTACCGTAGAGAGCCCTCGCCATTACGTTAGCCCACTTCTCCTGGTCATTCCTCGTGTAGTACATGATCGTAGGCTTGCCAGTAGTGCCTGAAGTGCAGTGGAAGTAGGGGCACTCACTTAGAGGTACGCAGATTAGATCTCCTCCGTGTGGATAAGCATACTGCCTAAGATCCATCTTAGTCGTGAACGGGAACTTCTTTAAGTCCTCGAGGGTCTTGAGGTCCTCTGGCTTAACGCCAGCCTCATTAAACTTGCGCCTGTAGAAGGGGCTCCTCTCATACACGTACCTTAGCTGCGCCTTCAGCCTAGCGAGCTGTATCTTCTTTAGTTCGTCAGGGTGCATCGTCTCAATGCTAGGTTCCCAGTACTTAGACTCAGTAGTCAACCTCCCACCCCAGGCTTGTATTTTTCAAATAAATTGCATAAAAGCTTTCTCGCTCTTAGTTAGTTTTATATGTGAATGGAGCAGGAGGCACTACATTAGACCGCATTAGCTGAGGCGGGGGGCGTGAGGCCAGAGGCGGTGAAGTGTATAAGCTGCAGCCGAGAGTACAGCCCGCACGAAGTGGTCTACACATGCAAGTCGTGCGGGGGGCTACTAGACATAGTCTACGACTACTCAGCAGTAGATCCTACTAAGCTACGCGAGGAGTGGAAGAAGCGTGAGCCATCAATCTGGAGGTACCACGAGCTCTTACCCATTG
This genomic stretch from Candidatus Nezhaarchaeota archaeon harbors:
- a CDS encoding phenylacetate--CoA ligase, with product MHPDELKKIQLARLKAQLRYVYERSPFYRRKFNEAGVKPEDLKTLEDLKKFPFTTKMDLRQYAYPHGGDLICVPLSECPYFHCTSGTTGKPTIMYYTRNDQEKWANVMARALYGTGCRKGDIMLNNYGYGLFTGGLGFHYGATRIGVTVIPWSIGRTEALIEALRDFKVTVLTGTPSYDYYIGELILKMGISPEKDLNLRICIPGAETWTEEMRRRIEEWLGLKAHGGGARMMYGLTEMFGPGVATECEYENGMHVWADYFYPEIIDPDTGEPVSPGEQGELVLTNLVAEAIPLIRYRTRDITKLVHDPCECGRRAFPRIPGVLGRVDDAFSYKGTKIYPSAIAERIMKFSEVREFQIVFDKTTMPYRLIVRMEVPPEKRSPQLKEAILGEIDKAVFVRPELEFVDVGSLPRWEGKAKRVVTMEPK